The genomic interval GAAAGATTTTTAAATTATGTTAAGTTTGATACGACTGCAAATGAAGATTCTATGGATTGCCCAAGTTCAAAAGGGCAAATTGAATTAGCAAAATATATTGTAGATGAATTAAAGAACTTAGGAATAAAAGAAGTTGCATTAGATGAATTTGGTTATATTTATGCAACGATTCCAAGCAATATAGATAAGGAAGTTCCAACAGTAGGTTTTATAGCTCATATGGATACAAGCCCAGCTATATCTGGAAAAGACATAAAACCGAGAATTGTTAAATATGATAATGAAGATATTGTATTGAATAAGGAATTAAATATTACTCTATCAAATAAGGAGTTTCCTAATTTAAAGCAATATGTTGGCAAAGAATTGATTGTTACAGATGGTACGACTTTATTAGGTAGTGATGATAAAGCTGGTGCTTCTGAGATTATTACTGCGGTTGAATATTTATTAACTCATGATATTAAGCATGGAACAATAAAGATTGGATTTACACCAGATGAAGAAATTGGTCGAGGAGCAGATAAATTCGATGTTAAATTATTCAATGCTGATTTTGCTTATACGGTTGATGGTGGTGTGATTGGTGAATTACAGTACGAAAACTTTAATGCAGCAAGTGCAAAGATCAATATTCAAGGGAAAAGTGTTCATCCAGGTGATGCTAAAAATAAAATGATTAATGCTTCACTAATCGCAGCTCAAATCGCTTCAATGTTTCCAAAAGATGAAGTGCCTGAGAAAACGGAAGGTTATGAGGGATTTTATCATTTATCACAAATACAAGGGAATGAAGAAAAAGCAACGCTAGAATATATTATCCGTGATTTTGACAAGGATAGTTTTGAAAACCGTAAAACTTTTGTAAAAGAAGTTGTTAGTAGGATAAATGAAAAGTATGCTGAACCAATCGTCAAACTAACGTTAAAAGATCAATATTATAATATGAAAGAGAAATTTGAAAACGCAATGTACATTATTGACACAGCAAAAGAAGCAATGATGGATGTTGGTGTAGAGCCTAAAATAATTCCGATTCGTGGCGGAACTGACGGTGCTAGACTTTCATATATGGGATTGTTAACACCAAATATTTTTACTGGTGGACATAATTTTCATGGTAAATATGAATATGTTCCAATTGATTCAATGGAAAAAGCAGTTGAAGTCATATTAAAAATAATAGAAAAAGTTATAAAATAAGAGGAGGTACCAATTTAAGATTTCTTAAATTGGTCTTCTTTTTAATAATATAATTTGTTAAGGAGCTATTAAATGGAACTATGGGATGTATATAATAAACATAGACAAAAAACAGGACGAACACATAAACGAGGGATTCCATTAAATGAAGGAGACTATCATTTAGTGGTACATGTGTGGATTGTTAATGATCAGAGAGAGTACTTAATACAAAAGAGACAACCTTGGAAAACCATGCCTAATATGTGGGATTGTTCTGCAGCAGGTTCAGCTATAGTAGGGGATAATAGTGAACAAGCTGCTATTCGTGAGGTAAAAGAAGAAATAGGAGTAGATTTGGATATTAATAAAGGACAAGTTCT from Mycoplasmatota bacterium carries:
- a CDS encoding NUDIX domain-containing protein, translated to MELWDVYNKHRQKTGRTHKRGIPLNEGDYHLVVHVWIVNDQREYLIQKRQPWKTMPNMWDCSAAGSAIVGDNSEQAAIREVKEEIGVDLDINKGQVLFTHRFSCGFDDIWLVKQNIDLKDLKLQYEEVAEAKWVTYDQIKRMVTEGRFINYHYLNYINELINSDFLFG
- the pepT gene encoding peptidase T — encoded protein: MMKVEERFLNYVKFDTTANEDSMDCPSSKGQIELAKYIVDELKNLGIKEVALDEFGYIYATIPSNIDKEVPTVGFIAHMDTSPAISGKDIKPRIVKYDNEDIVLNKELNITLSNKEFPNLKQYVGKELIVTDGTTLLGSDDKAGASEIITAVEYLLTHDIKHGTIKIGFTPDEEIGRGADKFDVKLFNADFAYTVDGGVIGELQYENFNAASAKINIQGKSVHPGDAKNKMINASLIAAQIASMFPKDEVPEKTEGYEGFYHLSQIQGNEEKATLEYIIRDFDKDSFENRKTFVKEVVSRINEKYAEPIVKLTLKDQYYNMKEKFENAMYIIDTAKEAMMDVGVEPKIIPIRGGTDGARLSYMGLLTPNIFTGGHNFHGKYEYVPIDSMEKAVEVILKIIEKVIK